One region of Malania oleifera isolate guangnan ecotype guangnan chromosome 6, ASM2987363v1, whole genome shotgun sequence genomic DNA includes:
- the LOC131157970 gene encoding uncharacterized protein LOC131157970: MKQPSLSRRRRPTLLKKLKLVCSFDGAFQRRPPSGELRYVGGETRIVSVDRNIGFLRLRSKISELCPWKPFFSLKYQLPESEDTPLVSVASDDDVRCMVEEFDKLELYGKPPRLWVFVCYDNDALVNGTTDISLKFIEIRDSLNTNVEGFCGKNGINGRRRMSSARSVGGLGENLCENGNESQICATHICKVEGNAREAKNLSTGIAGVRQGDEFSLRRMVLKQQFLSNQSKQTHRFCGKTNLDAFGNGGEFTNGDEIQERPLVDLSSEPQVSMTYGATNQSFEGTYRNAHLPGSQNSGNLVQFPASPWLPLNPRDGNLHVGAYSSAQYSPEWSNQVLDNWAGIKDGSMKGSVAAGQFPKQSHNMSTISTPTGCIAKNSLRNAQQAWLTNVNRENIMPWPTNCSLVKSPLAPPFCHNHFVGSAHPQKPQCTVDGMWGSVQSGIRNHRFGVSDARNQRICSYYMRNHRNNLDEIGNTRSIRLDGRPVLGKCHSGLRPSSNISKQGLSLRFYHPNSWKAWYNAHDRTSEGKMGVVDSSVKIQQMTSLNVQCSYRTLRKSVGLEIPQHGETNSVEYHLTNHGACASMGVQSPLPCHGFENSSPHVRAMNTQADLLTGSSDKVHNVPYQGHCGSLHGVPMINCKPINCAMKKEPHLMNPQDVINAFDQSIDLTSCNITESGCKGKLLDMEAGIKSAINHHTGTHALKGDAASSVDVSLYNLSLSVSKKEVEPQALSILADPTEKMLKPQPNLLDLMDEGHPSPGPQVEILNAVSHNFTSQTEAKLRTHLDQEDHQQECSTSLSINKKVDNREIQKCFKIIDGIPSDLAAFYTHLATRELQAIKNSDLEYIKELGSGTYGTVFYGKWKGSDVAIKTIKPSRFTDDAAEEDRLVADFWKEANILGQLHHPNIVALYGVVSDGPVKNLATVTEYMVNGSLNQVLQRKDRTIDRRKRLIIAMDAAFGMEYLHEKNIVHFDLKSHNFLVNMKDPQRPVCKIGDLGLSKIKQKTLISGGVRGTIPWMAPELLNSNIYLVTEKIDVYSFGIVMWELLTGEEPYKNMRSEEIIAGIIKGNLRPEIPGWCDPAWRSLMERCWSSDPNSRPAFSEIAKELRSMSAAMNIK, from the exons ATGAAACAACCCTCTCTTTCTCGTCGCCGAAGACCCACTTTATTAAAGAAACTCAAGCTCGTGTGCAGCTTTGACGGAGCATTTCAGCGGCGGCCACCCTCCGGCGAGCTCCGTTACGTCGGCGGCGAGACGCGCATCGTCTCCGTCGATCGGAACATCGGATTCTTGCGGCTCAGATCAAAGATATCGGAGCTTTGCCCCTGGAAACCTTTCTTTTCTCTCAAATACCAACTTCCTGAATCCGAAGACACTCCTCTGGTGTCGGTCGCCTCAGACGACGACGTACGGTGCATGGTCGAGGAGTTCGACAAGCTTGAGTTGTACGGTAAGCCCCCGAGGCTCTGGGTCTTTGTGTGTTACGATAATGATGCGCTTGTTAATGGGACCACTGATATATctttgaaatttattgaaattcGCGATAGTTTGAATACAAATGTTGAGGGGTTTTGTGGAAAAAATGGGATTAATGGCCGTAGAAGAATGAGTTCTGCGCGGAGTGTTGGTGGGTTGGGTGAGAATTTGTGTGAAAATGGAAATGAGTCCCAAATTTGTGCAACCCATATTTGTAAAGTTGAGGGTAATGCTAGGGAAGCCAAGAATCTCTCTACTGGAATCGCTGGAGTTCGACAGGGTGATGAATTTTCACTGAGAAGAATGGTTTTGAAACAACAATTCTTGTCAAATCAATCGAAGCAAACCCATAGATTTTGTGGCAAAACAAATTTAGATGCCTTTGGAAATGGCGGGGAATTTACAAATGGTGATGAAATCCAAGAACGGCCACTTGTTGATTTATCCTCTGAACCACAAGTTTCAATGACGTATGGTGCCACTAATCAGAGTTTTGAGGGAACTTATAGGAACGCCCATTTACCGGGAAGTCAAAATTCGGGTAATTTGGTTCAATTTCCGGCATCTCCCTGGCTTCCGCTAAATCCAAGGGATGGAAATTTACACGTCGGAGCATATAGTTCCGCACAGTACTCGCCGGAGTGGTCTAATCAAGTGCTGGATAATTGGGCTGGAATTAAGGATGGGAGCATGAAAGGTTCTGTTGCAGCGGGGCAGTTCCCAAAGCAATCACATAATATGAGTACGATCTCGACTCCTACTGGTTGTATTGCTAAGAATAGTTTGAGAAATGCTCAGCAAGCATGGCTTACTAATGTGAACAGGGAGAACATTATGCCATGGCCAACCAATTGCAGTTTGGTGAAAAGTCCCTTAGCTCCACCTTTCTGCCACAATCACTTTGTTGGAAGTGCCCATCCACAGAAACCTCAATGTACCGTTGATGGAATGTGGGGCAGTGTTCAAAGTGGCATCCGCAACCATCGTTTTGGGGTAAGTGATGCCAGAAATCAGAGAATTTGTTCATACTACATGCGAAACCATCGGAATAATCTGGATGAGATTGGGAATACTCGAAGTATTAGATTGGATGGAAGGCCTGTTTTGGGAAAATGCCATTCAGGACTGAGACCTAGCTCAAACATATCAAAACAGGGTCTTTCATTGAGATTTTATCACCCCAACTCATGGAAGGCATGGTACAATGCCCATGACCGAACATCAGAAGGAAAGATGGGGGTGGTGGATTCTAGTGTAAAAATTCAACAAATGACTTCATTAAATGTCCAATGTAGTTACAGAACCTTAAGAAAATCAGTAGGCCTGGAAATTCCGCAACATGGAGAGACAAATTCCGTAGAATATCATTTGACTAATCATGGTGCATGTGCAAGTATGGGTGTCCAGTCTCCCTTGCCTTGTCATGGTTTTGAGAACTCTTCACCGCATGTAAGGGCAATGAACACTCAGGCAGATCTCTTGACTGGTTCCAGTGATAAGGTGCATAATGTTCCATACCAGGGTCACTGTGGGAGCCTGCATGGAGTGCCTATGATAAATTGCAAGCCTATTAACTGTGCTATGAAGAAGGAACCACACCTGATGAACCCACAGGATGTCATCAATGCGTTTGATCAGTCAATTGATTTAACTTCTTGCAATATTACAGAATCGGGGTGTAAGGGTAAGTTGTTAGATATGGAAGCGGGTATCAAATCAGCAATAAATCATCATACTGGCACCCATGCTTTAAAAGGTGATGCTGCTTCTTCCGTGGATGTTTCTTTGTACAACCTTTCATTGTCCGTGTCTAAAAAAGAAGTGGAACCTCAAGCCCTTTCTATTCTTGCTGACCCTACTGAGAAAATGCTGAAACCCCAACCTAATCTTTTAGATCTCATGGATGAAGGGCATCCAAGCCCTGGCCCACAAGTTGAAATTTTGAATGCGGTTTCACATAATTTTACCTCTCAAACTGAAGCTAAATTGAGAACACACCTTGACCAGGAAGACCACCAACAGGAATGCTCAACAAGTTTaagcatcaacaaaaag GTTGACAATAGAGAAATTCAGAAATGCTTTAAGATAATTGACGGAATTCCTAGTGACCTTGCTGCATTTTATACTCATCTAGCTACTAGAGAGTTACAG GCTATTAAAAACTCTGACCTTGAATATATAAAAGAACTTGGTTCGGGTACATATGGGACTGTTTTCTATGGAAAATGGAAGGGATCTGATGTTGCTATTAAAACAATAAAACCAAGCCGCTTCACTGATGATGCAGCAGAGGAAGATCGATTG GTTGCAGACTTCTGGAAGGAAGCTAACATATTGGGTCAACTTCATCATCCAAATATTGTGGCACTCTATGGAGTCGTGAGCGATGGACCTGTGAAGAATTTGGCCACAGTGACCGAGTACATGGTCAATGGTTCTCTCAATCAAGTTCTGCAGAGAAAAGATAG AACTATTGATCGTCGGAAGAGGTTAATAATAGCAATGGATGCAGCCTTTGGTATGGAATACCTACATGAGAAGAACATAGTCCACTTTGATTTAAAATCTCACAACTTCCTTGTAAATATGAAGGACCCTCAGCGACCCGTGTGCAAG ATTGGTGATCTAGGCTTGTCAAAAATTAAACAGAAGACACTCATCTCTGGTGGTGTTCGAGGGACTATACCATGGATGGCTCCAGAGCTTTTGAATAGTAACATCTACTTGGTAACGGAGAAG ATCGATGTCTACTCCTTTGGAATTGTTATGTGGGAACTCTTGACTGGGGAGGAACCCTACAAAAACATGCGTTCAGAGGAAATAATAG CTGGTATAATCAAAGGCAATCTGCGACCTGAAATCCCGGGCTGGTGTGACCCTGCTTGGAGATCGCTAATGGAGAGGTGCTGGTCGTCTGATCCCAACTCTAGGCCAGCCTTCTCGGAAATTGCAAAGGAGCTGCGTTCCATGTCAGCAGCCATGAATATCAAGTGA